One genomic window of Quercus robur chromosome 6, dhQueRobu3.1, whole genome shotgun sequence includes the following:
- the LOC126732440 gene encoding transcription factor bHLH94-like: MTLEAVVFQQDSFNNGCRDIYALGAGGTWSYGLGLKEDKVYFEKLGNNVEQVSIANLESLPSSMVQGVKERDANTASPDNCTITDRGFLAQGLSLVEAPAAATMGRRKRRRIRRTKNKEEMENQRMTHIAVERNRRKQMNDYLTVLKSMMPASYVQRGDQASILGGAINFVKELEQLLQSMEAQKGIKQRLDNSLSSGLFSGFFTLPQYTCSNESSESMMEKRSAIADIEVTMVESHANIKILSRKHPKQLLKMVAALQSLHLIVLHLNVTTVDNMVLCSFSVKVEDDSKLTSVNEIAAAVYEMVGWIQKEVQFA; encoded by the exons atgactTTAGAAGCTGTAGTGTTCCAACAGGACTCGTTCAATAATGGTTGCAGGGATATCTATGCTTTAGGAGCAGGTGGAACTTGGAGCTATGGCCTGGGTCTTAAAGAAGACAAAGTCTACTTTGAAAAACTTGGCAATAATGTAGAGCAAGTCTCCATTGCAAACTTGGAATCTTTACCTTCTTCAATGGTTCAAGGTGTAAAGGAGCGAGACGCGAACACTGCCTCCCCAGATAATTGCACGATCACCGATCGTGGATTCTTGGCTCAGGGACTTTCTTTGGTGGAAGCTCCAGCAGCAGCAACAATGGGCAGGCGAAAAAGACGGCGCATCAGAAGAACCAAGAACAAGGAAGAAATGGAGAATCAGAGAATGACTCACATAGCTGTGGAACGCAATAGAAGGAAGCAAATGAACGACTATCTCACTGTGCTTAAGTCTATGATGCCTGCTTCTTATGTGCAAAGG GGTGACCAGGCATCAATACTAGGGGGAGCCATTAATTTTGTGAAGGAGCTAGAGCAACTCCTCCAGTCCATGGAAGCCCAAAAAGGAATCAAGCAACGACTAGACAACAGTTTGTCCTCTGGTCTCTTCTCTGGGTTCTTTACCTTGCCTCAGTATACCTGTTCTAATGAATCCAGCGAATCAATGATGGAGAAGCGGTCAGCCATTGCAGACATTGAGGTGACAATGGTAGAAAGCCATGCCAATATCAAAATACTATCAAGAAAACATCCCAAGCAACTCTTGAAAATGGTGGCCGCCTTGCAATCCTTGCACCTTATCGTTCTTCACCTTAACGTCACAACTGTGGATAATATGGTCCTCTGCTCTTTCAGTGTTaag GTTGAAGATGATTCAAAGCTAACCTCTGTGAATGAGATTGCAGCTGCTGTGTATGAGATGGTGGGTTGGATCCAAAAGGAAGTTCAATTTGCTTGA